In Deltaproteobacteria bacterium HGW-Deltaproteobacteria-6, a genomic segment contains:
- a CDS encoding Fis family transcriptional regulator yields the protein MARVLIIDDDQGMCKMLSRKIKSMDHEVDYAYTIEEGVTMMKATPYDVAFLDVHLPDGNGIEALPLIRKISPASEVIIMTGLGDHQGAESAIKNGAWDYIEKPSTVNLMVLPLVRVLQYKEASTAPKTRLTVKRDGIIGQSQGTRNSLDQIGQVAASNTNVLITGETGTGKELFAWAIHQNSPRASKNFVIVDCTILTETLVEGMLFGHEKGAFTSADRMREGLIEQADGGTLFLDEVGELPFSVQKSFLRVLQEHRFRPLGSKHELSSDFRLVAATNRDLDKMVAHGEFREDLLFRIRSFVIGLQPLRERLDDIEELVTYKIGINFERHGTKMMSPSPDFLQALTAYDWPGNVRELFSTVEQAIIMAGNRSVLFPNDLPSHIRIKLSQSQLSRKDVPIPREGNISGPGYGRARLQDVRDAAVESAEKEYLNELKVISGNNIDKACAISGLSQSRLYSLLKKYGIKFS from the coding sequence ATGGCAAGAGTTCTGATAATTGACGATGACCAGGGCATGTGTAAAATGCTGTCCCGTAAAATCAAATCCATGGACCATGAGGTGGATTACGCCTATACCATAGAGGAAGGCGTCACCATGATGAAAGCCACCCCCTATGACGTTGCCTTTCTCGATGTCCACCTGCCCGACGGCAATGGGATCGAAGCACTGCCGCTGATCAGAAAAATATCGCCCGCCAGTGAAGTCATCATCATGACCGGACTGGGCGACCATCAGGGCGCTGAATCAGCCATTAAAAACGGCGCGTGGGACTATATTGAGAAACCGTCCACAGTCAACCTGATGGTCCTGCCCCTGGTCAGAGTCCTGCAATACAAAGAAGCATCAACCGCACCGAAGACCCGATTAACCGTCAAACGAGACGGAATTATCGGCCAGAGCCAGGGAACCAGAAACAGCCTGGATCAGATAGGCCAGGTGGCCGCATCCAACACCAATGTCCTCATTACCGGTGAAACCGGCACAGGAAAAGAACTGTTTGCCTGGGCCATTCATCAGAATTCTCCCCGGGCCAGCAAAAATTTTGTCATCGTGGATTGCACCATTCTGACGGAGACGCTGGTGGAAGGCATGCTGTTCGGACATGAAAAAGGCGCTTTTACCAGCGCCGACCGGATGCGCGAGGGATTGATCGAACAGGCGGACGGGGGAACGCTTTTCCTTGACGAAGTCGGTGAACTTCCCTTCTCCGTGCAGAAATCATTTTTGCGTGTGCTGCAGGAACATCGTTTCCGGCCGCTGGGCAGCAAGCATGAGTTATCCAGCGATTTTCGCCTGGTGGCGGCAACCAACCGTGATCTCGATAAAATGGTTGCCCACGGCGAATTTCGTGAAGACCTTCTTTTCCGCATCCGTTCTTTCGTGATCGGACTCCAGCCGCTGAGAGAACGTCTGGACGATATCGAGGAGCTGGTCACCTATAAAATCGGCATCAATTTCGAACGCCACGGCACAAAAATGATGAGCCCCTCTCCCGATTTCTTGCAGGCGCTCACGGCCTACGACTGGCCCGGCAATGTAAGAGAATTATTCAGCACCGTCGAGCAGGCCATCATTATGGCGGGAAACCGTTCCGTCTTATTCCCCAATGATTTGCCCAGCCACATCCGCATTAAACTCTCCCAGTCACAACTGAGCAGAAAAGACGTGCCGATCCCGCGGGAGGGAAACATTTCCGGTCCGGGTTACGGCCGTGCCAGACTGCAGGACGTCCGGGACGCCGCCGTGGAAAGCGCGGAAAAAGAATATTTAAATGAATTGAAAGTCATCTCCGGAAACAATATCGACAAAGCCTGCGCCATTTCCGGCCTTTCCCAATCCCGCCTTTATTCGCTCCTGAAAAAATACGGCATTAAATTTTCGTAA
- a CDS encoding chemotaxis protein: MVATKHVVHVAYSLVAQYDESVKKGELKLADAQKRAIRDIQNLRYAQKEYFWINDLTPRMIMHPFNAALNGTDLSDNKDPSGKRFFMEMVNVAKEKGEGVVEYQWPKAGETKPSDKISYVALYKPWGWIIGSGIYVDDVQRELAQVSYIIMGVIILVILGSLLLAFLVTRSITVPVHKMVAVSEKLATGDIDVQVDVDSRDEIGMLAQAFRLMIENIRQSVKSAARVAEGDLTVEIKPKSEKDLLAVSMLNMVTRLRNIFHDVKSAADNVASGSEQLSASSEQMSQGATEQAASAEEVSSSMEQMISNIKQNADNAQQTEKIAIKSAHDAREGGKAVGDTVRAMKEIAGKISIIEEIARQTNLLALNAAIEAARAGEHGKGFAVVASEVRKLAERSQTAAGEINKLSASSVQVAEQAGQMLDRMVPDIQKTADLVQEISASSKEQDTGAEQINKAIQQLDQVIQQNASASEELSSTAEELSSQAQQLQEAVSFFKIEEGDGGVSHKSTPAGILKLRPDHHASKGNPGHSRLLAAPGKHALPQSTRLSESSGIRLNMAENMDRQDAEFDRY, translated from the coding sequence ATGGTGGCGACGAAGCACGTCGTTCACGTGGCTTACAGCCTTGTCGCTCAATATGATGAAAGCGTAAAGAAAGGCGAACTGAAACTGGCGGACGCGCAAAAACGGGCCATCCGGGACATCCAGAATTTACGCTACGCCCAGAAGGAATATTTCTGGATCAATGATCTGACCCCCAGGATGATCATGCATCCCTTCAATGCGGCTTTGAACGGCACTGATCTGTCGGACAACAAAGACCCCAGCGGGAAAAGATTCTTTATGGAAATGGTCAATGTGGCCAAGGAAAAAGGGGAAGGCGTGGTGGAGTATCAGTGGCCGAAAGCGGGGGAAACAAAACCCTCCGATAAAATTTCCTATGTCGCCCTTTACAAACCCTGGGGATGGATCATCGGCTCGGGAATCTATGTCGATGACGTTCAAAGAGAGCTGGCCCAGGTGTCGTACATCATCATGGGGGTCATCATCCTGGTCATCCTGGGCAGTTTGCTTCTCGCCTTCCTGGTGACACGAAGCATCACCGTGCCGGTTCATAAAATGGTCGCCGTATCCGAAAAGCTCGCGACCGGCGACATTGACGTTCAGGTGGACGTTGATTCCAGGGATGAAATCGGCATGCTGGCGCAGGCCTTTCGTCTGATGATTGAAAATATCAGGCAATCGGTAAAATCCGCCGCCCGGGTCGCGGAGGGAGATCTGACCGTTGAGATCAAACCGAAGTCGGAAAAAGATCTGCTGGCGGTCAGCATGCTCAACATGGTGACCAGACTCAGGAACATTTTTCATGATGTTAAATCGGCGGCCGACAATGTGGCATCCGGCTCAGAACAGTTGAGTGCGTCCTCTGAACAAATGTCGCAGGGGGCAACCGAACAGGCGGCGTCCGCCGAAGAAGTGTCCTCTTCCATGGAACAGATGATTTCCAATATCAAGCAGAATGCCGACAACGCCCAGCAGACGGAAAAAATTGCCATCAAATCAGCGCACGACGCCAGGGAGGGCGGCAAAGCCGTCGGCGACACCGTCAGAGCAATGAAGGAAATCGCCGGCAAGATTTCCATCATTGAAGAGATCGCCCGCCAAACCAATCTGCTGGCGCTGAACGCCGCCATTGAAGCGGCGCGCGCCGGGGAGCACGGCAAGGGATTTGCCGTGGTGGCTTCGGAAGTCCGCAAGCTTGCGGAACGCAGCCAGACGGCCGCCGGAGAAATCAACAAACTGTCGGCCAGCAGCGTCCAGGTCGCCGAACAGGCAGGCCAGATGCTGGACAGGATGGTGCCGGATATTCAAAAGACCGCCGACCTCGTTCAGGAAATCAGCGCGTCCAGTAAAGAACAGGATACCGGCGCCGAGCAGATCAATAAAGCCATCCAGCAGCTTGATCAGGTCATTCAACAAAACGCTTCCGCCTCCGAAGAGTTGTCCTCGACCGCTGAAGAGCTGTCCAGTCAGGCCCAGCAGCTGCAGGAAGCGGTTTCCTTCTTTAAAATCGAGGAAGGAGACGGCGGCGTCTCTCACAAATCAACTCCGGCGGGAATCCTGAAACTGCGGCCGGAT
- a CDS encoding two-component system response regulator, with translation MSKVIMTVDDSASVRQMVAFTLKQAGFDVLEACDGQDALNRMAGAAVHMVITDLNMPRLDGIGLIKGVRAQPAYKFIPIVMLTTESQIEKKQEGKEAGATGWIVKPFKPDQLLAVVRKVLG, from the coding sequence ATGAGCAAAGTCATTATGACGGTGGACGATTCCGCCTCGGTAAGACAGATGGTCGCCTTTACCCTGAAGCAGGCGGGTTTTGATGTTCTGGAAGCATGCGATGGACAGGATGCCTTAAACCGGATGGCCGGCGCCGCCGTACACATGGTGATCACCGATTTGAACATGCCCAGGCTGGACGGCATCGGTTTAATCAAGGGCGTCAGGGCTCAACCGGCTTATAAATTTATTCCCATTGTCATGCTGACAACCGAGTCTCAGATCGAAAAGAAACAGGAAGGCAAAGAAGCCGGTGCAACCGGGTGGATTGTCAAGCCCTTTAAACCGGATCAGTTGTTGGCGGTTGTCAGAAAGGTGCTGGGATGA
- a CDS encoding chemotaxis protein CheA: MMDPQTDVFKEEAFELLTELEGSLLALEKTPDDADLIAGIFRSMHTIKGSGAMFGFDEVASFTHNIETVYDLLRNKKIVADKALIDLTLEACDRIRQMIEGKEEIRREKIEEHAAAFKRFIPAMKEDAPCKEKPFKAESGAQKGRLTAYRICFAPDVNIFSRGTKPSLLLSELRDLGKCTVMARTDRIPGLDEIDPEGCYTSWDIVLTTSRGINAIRDVFIFVEDESLLKIEVIDEEPDDEPRDYKKLGEILVERGYADRDVIDTVLSSHKKIGELLVESGIVAPDKIQAALAEQQLIREAKEKRQSADTAATIRVPARRLDNLVNLVGEMVTVQSRLSQMSSSLNHTDLMLVAEEVERLVAELRDNTMSIRMLPIGNTFSKFKRLVHDLSAELGKEISLVTEGGETELDKTVIEKLNDPLVHLIRNSIDHGIELPAEREARSKPRTGTVRLAAEHSGANVLIHIEDDGAGINPDRVRAKALENNLISPDANLTEKEIFSLIFAPGFSLAKTITSVSGRGVGMDVVKKSIDALNGTIDISSRPPDGTKITLKLPLTLAIIDGLLVKIASSFFIIPLSAIEECVELTDADISRANGKNMVHIRGEMVPYIPLRERFGMDGKRQPIEQIIINRVGDERIGLVVDQVIGEHQTVIKSLGKFYKQTRELSGATILGDGTVALIIDIPQLMQRAVAEAR; this comes from the coding sequence ATGATGGATCCGCAGACCGATGTATTTAAAGAGGAAGCGTTTGAATTATTGACCGAGCTGGAAGGTTCTCTTCTGGCGCTGGAAAAGACGCCGGATGACGCCGACCTGATTGCCGGGATCTTCCGGTCCATGCATACGATAAAGGGATCAGGCGCCATGTTCGGGTTTGACGAGGTGGCCTCCTTTACCCACAATATCGAAACCGTCTATGACCTGCTCAGAAATAAAAAAATTGTCGCTGATAAAGCGCTGATTGACCTGACGCTTGAGGCCTGCGACCGGATTCGGCAAATGATAGAGGGCAAAGAGGAAATCCGCCGGGAAAAAATAGAGGAACATGCGGCGGCCTTCAAGAGATTTATCCCCGCGATGAAAGAGGACGCCCCCTGTAAGGAAAAGCCCTTCAAAGCGGAGAGCGGCGCTCAAAAGGGCCGGCTCACCGCTTACCGTATTTGCTTCGCGCCGGATGTCAATATCTTCAGCCGCGGAACCAAACCGTCCCTGCTTCTTTCGGAACTGCGCGATCTGGGCAAGTGCACGGTCATGGCCCGGACAGACCGTATTCCCGGGCTCGACGAAATTGATCCGGAAGGCTGTTACACATCCTGGGACATCGTTTTAACCACCAGCCGTGGAATAAACGCCATCCGCGACGTCTTCATCTTTGTGGAAGATGAGAGCTTATTGAAAATTGAAGTCATTGACGAAGAACCGGATGATGAACCCCGGGATTACAAAAAGCTGGGAGAAATCCTGGTGGAAAGAGGATACGCGGACAGGGATGTCATTGATACGGTTTTAAGCAGCCACAAAAAAATCGGCGAACTGCTGGTTGAATCGGGAATTGTCGCCCCGGACAAGATTCAGGCGGCCTTGGCGGAGCAGCAGCTCATCAGGGAAGCAAAAGAAAAACGTCAGAGCGCCGATACGGCGGCCACGATTCGTGTGCCGGCCAGGAGACTGGATAATCTCGTCAATCTGGTGGGAGAGATGGTAACCGTACAGTCCCGTTTATCCCAGATGTCTTCAAGTCTGAATCATACCGATCTGATGCTGGTGGCGGAGGAAGTGGAGCGGCTGGTTGCGGAGCTGCGCGACAACACCATGAGCATCCGCATGCTGCCCATCGGCAATACCTTCAGCAAATTCAAGAGACTGGTTCACGATCTGTCGGCGGAGCTCGGCAAGGAAATCAGCCTGGTCACCGAAGGAGGCGAAACGGAGCTGGACAAAACGGTTATCGAAAAGCTCAATGACCCGCTGGTCCATCTCATTCGGAACAGCATTGATCACGGCATTGAATTACCCGCCGAGCGGGAGGCCCGGAGCAAACCCAGAACAGGCACGGTCCGGCTGGCTGCCGAGCATTCCGGCGCAAACGTTCTGATCCATATCGAAGACGACGGCGCGGGCATCAATCCTGACAGGGTCCGGGCCAAAGCCCTGGAAAATAATCTCATCTCTCCGGATGCCAATCTTACGGAAAAAGAAATTTTCTCGCTGATTTTTGCTCCGGGTTTTTCTCTGGCCAAAACCATTACCAGCGTTTCGGGCCGCGGCGTGGGTATGGACGTGGTCAAAAAAAGCATCGATGCCCTGAATGGAACCATCGATATTTCAAGCCGCCCCCCTGACGGCACAAAGATCACCCTCAAGCTGCCCCTGACGCTGGCAATCATTGACGGTCTGCTGGTCAAAATTGCCTCCTCGTTTTTTATTATTCCCCTGTCCGCCATTGAAGAATGCGTGGAGTTGACGGATGCGGACATTTCCAGAGCGAATGGTAAAAACATGGTTCATATCCGGGGCGAAATGGTTCCCTATATCCCACTTCGGGAACGTTTTGGAATGGATGGAAAACGTCAACCCATCGAGCAGATCATCATCAACCGGGTTGGAGACGAACGGATCGGCCTGGTGGTGGATCAGGTCATCGGAGAACATCAGACGGTCATCAAGAGCCTGGGGAAATTCTACAAACAGACCAGAGAATTATCAGGCGCCACCATCCTCGGGGATGGAACGGTCGCTCTGATCATCGACATCCCGCAATTAATGCAAAGGGCCGTTGCCGAAGCCCGTTAG